The following are encoded in a window of bacterium SCSIO 12643 genomic DNA:
- a CDS encoding glycosyltransferase yields MNISIIVPVFNRPDEVNELLQSLSEQTKKGFEIIIVEDGSKIKSDNIVEQFKDVLDIRYFYKKNSGPGQSRNYGFEKAEGNYAIFLDSDCVIPKKYFEIVSEQLTSNYVDAFGGPDAAHADFTSLQKAINYSMTSFFTTGGIRGGGEKLDKFYPRSFNMGYSRDVFNKTSGFSKMRFGEDIDMSIRILGNGFQTRLFKDAYVYHKRRTNLRQFYKQIYNSGIARINLYKLYPSSLKLVHFAPSVFFMGLLTVLLGSIFYSKYLLIFPLIHITTIFIDSSIQNKNLLIGLLSVITSYIQLLSYGLGFIMAGWKRIILGQDLYSAFDNSFYD; encoded by the coding sequence TTGAATATTTCAATTATTGTTCCAGTTTTTAATAGACCCGATGAGGTAAACGAACTATTGCAAAGCCTCAGCGAACAAACAAAAAAAGGATTCGAAATAATTATTGTCGAAGATGGTTCGAAAATCAAGTCTGATAATATTGTAGAACAATTTAAAGATGTTCTGGATATTAGATATTTCTATAAAAAAAATTCTGGACCCGGTCAAAGTAGAAATTACGGATTTGAAAAAGCTGAAGGTAATTATGCTATTTTCCTGGATTCAGATTGTGTTATTCCTAAAAAGTATTTTGAAATTGTATCTGAGCAATTGACTAGTAATTATGTAGATGCATTCGGAGGTCCGGATGCCGCTCATGCTGATTTTACCAGTTTACAAAAGGCGATTAATTATTCAATGACTTCTTTTTTTACCACCGGAGGTATTCGGGGCGGAGGGGAGAAATTGGATAAATTTTACCCAAGAAGTTTTAATATGGGATACTCGAGAGACGTGTTCAATAAAACTAGTGGGTTTTCGAAAATGCGTTTTGGGGAGGACATAGATATGAGTATTCGAATTCTGGGTAATGGTTTTCAAACCAGGTTGTTCAAAGATGCATATGTGTATCATAAAAGAAGAACGAATTTAAGACAGTTTTACAAACAGATTTATAATTCGGGTATTGCACGAATTAATTTATATAAACTCTATCCATCATCGCTGAAATTGGTTCATTTTGCGCCTTCGGTTTTTTTTATGGGTTTGTTGACCGTTCTTTTAGGGAGTATTTTCTATTCCAAATATTTATTGATTTTCCCGCTGATTCATATAACAACTATTTTTATTGATTCTTCTATACAGAATAAAAACCTTTTAATTGGGTTACTTTCTGTGATAACGAGCTATATTCAATTACTAAGCTATGGTTTAGGATTTATCATGGCTGGTTGGAAGAGAATTATTTTGGGACAGGATTTGTATTCTGCATTCGATAATTCGTTTTACGATTAA
- a CDS encoding glycosyltransferase family 2 protein produces MNKSSTLDISVVIPLYNEEESLQELADWIARVMDANNFSYEVLFVDDGSTDTSWSIVESICSSNKNIKGIKFRRNYGKSGALHVGFQETKGDVVMTMDADLQDSPDEIPELYDLIMKDGYDLISGWKKERHDPISKTIPTKLFNWATRKLSGIELNDFNCGLKSYRGQVVRSIEVYGEMHRYIPVIAKRSGFTKIGEKVVKHYPRKYGVTKFGLERFINGFLDLLSISFVTKYSKKPMHFFGFIGTFMFFVGFVLATFLGAEKLYYLFIHEPLRLVTDSAYFYIALAMMIMGTQMFLAGFLGEMISRSSSDRNKYQIEKITNND; encoded by the coding sequence ATGAATAAATCGAGTACATTAGATATATCAGTGGTTATTCCTCTTTACAACGAAGAAGAATCACTACAAGAACTGGCAGATTGGATTGCCAGAGTAATGGATGCCAACAACTTTAGCTACGAGGTTTTGTTTGTAGATGATGGGAGTACGGATACTTCCTGGAGTATTGTAGAATCCATTTGTAGTTCGAATAAGAACATTAAGGGAATTAAGTTTAGAAGAAATTACGGTAAATCCGGTGCTTTACATGTAGGTTTTCAGGAGACGAAGGGAGATGTGGTGATGACCATGGATGCAGATTTACAAGATAGCCCGGATGAAATTCCTGAATTGTATGATCTCATTATGAAAGATGGGTATGACTTAATTTCCGGTTGGAAAAAAGAGCGTCATGATCCTATTTCAAAAACGATTCCAACCAAGTTGTTTAACTGGGCAACACGTAAGTTGTCAGGAATCGAATTGAATGATTTTAACTGCGGATTGAAATCGTATAGAGGACAGGTAGTCCGCTCCATTGAGGTATATGGTGAAATGCATCGTTATATCCCGGTGATAGCTAAAAGAAGTGGTTTCACTAAGATTGGAGAAAAAGTGGTAAAACACTATCCCAGAAAATATGGGGTAACCAAATTCGGATTGGAACGATTTATCAATGGTTTTTTAGATTTATTATCTATTTCATTCGTGACCAAGTACAGCAAAAAACCAATGCACTTTTTTGGTTTTATTGGGACTTTTATGTTTTTCGTGGGTTTTGTTTTGGCTACTTTTCTTGGAGCGGAAAAACTATATTATTTGTTTATCCACGAACCGTTAAGATTGGTGACGGACAGTGCTTATTTTTACATAGCTTTAGCGATGATGATTATGGGAACTCAGATGTTTTTAGCTGGATTCTTAGGCGAAATGATTTCCAGATCGTCAAGCGATCGAAACAAATATCAAATAGAGAAAATCACAAATAATGATTAA